The following proteins are encoded in a genomic region of Variovorax paradoxus:
- the urtE gene encoding urea ABC transporter ATP-binding subunit UrtE, producing the protein MLTVKNIHQYYGGSHILRDVSFEATLGKVTVLLGRNGVGKTTLLKSLMGLVPIKSGSIELEGKPIHKATPYERARAGIGFVPQGREIFARLTVEENLRMGLAYKSGSTPIPAELFELFPVLKQMINRRGGDLSGGQQQQLAIARALAPKPKLLILDEPTEGIQPSIIKDIGRVIRMLADRGDMAIVLCEQYYDFAQELADDYLVMERGEVIARGLGKDMEAQGVRQLVAI; encoded by the coding sequence ATGCTGACAGTCAAGAACATCCACCAGTACTACGGCGGCTCCCACATCCTGCGCGACGTGAGCTTCGAGGCCACGCTCGGCAAGGTCACGGTGCTGCTGGGCCGCAACGGCGTAGGCAAGACCACGCTGCTCAAGTCGCTGATGGGCCTGGTGCCCATCAAGAGCGGCAGCATCGAGCTCGAAGGCAAGCCCATCCACAAGGCCACGCCCTACGAAAGAGCAAGAGCCGGCATCGGCTTCGTCCCGCAAGGCCGCGAAATCTTCGCCAGGCTCACTGTCGAAGAAAACCTGCGCATGGGCCTGGCCTACAAGAGCGGCAGCACGCCCATTCCGGCGGAACTGTTCGAACTGTTCCCGGTGCTCAAGCAGATGATCAACCGCCGCGGCGGCGACCTTTCCGGCGGCCAGCAACAGCAACTCGCCATCGCGCGTGCCCTGGCACCCAAGCCCAAATTGCTGATCCTCGACGAGCCGACCGAAGGCATCCAGCCCAGCATCATCAAGGACATCGGCCGCGTCATCCGCATGCTGGCCGACCGCGGCGACATGGCCATCGTGCTGTGCGAGCAGTACTACGACTTCGCCCAGGAACTGGCCGACGACTACCTCGTGATGGAACGCGGCGAAGTCATTGCGCGCGGCCTCGGCAAGGACATGGAAGCGCAGGGCGTGCGCCAGCTCGTGGCCATCTGA
- a CDS encoding MFS transporter, producing the protein MNASPPALDGADTAISVSSPSAKPVSFLRAVLALGVGGFAIGTGEFVIMGLLPEVANDIDVTIPQAGHVISAYALGVVIGAPVLAVLAAGWGRRALLIALMAVFAAGNFASAMAPGYLSLNLLRFATGLPHGTYFGVAALVAATLAPPGRRARAVGLVMLGLTGATLVGVPIAAWLGQLFGWRAAFVFVGVIALVAVVLLRRDVPDIAAAAGASPWRELGALKRKQVWFTLGISAIGFGGMFAVFSYIKPTLTEVAHLSVHNVPFVLALFGLGMVTGNLVGSRLADKSLMRTIAGVLVYAVLVLALFTFAAQHVVTAAIGVFLIGTTVAIGPALQIRLMDVAGDAQTLAAALNHSAFNMANALGAWLGGVAISAGLGWTSTGWVGALLALAGIGIFGWGVTSARADARQGTTQRAPSAS; encoded by the coding sequence TTGAACGCCTCCCCACCCGCGCTGGACGGCGCGGACACCGCCATTTCCGTTTCTTCTCCTTCGGCGAAGCCCGTCAGTTTCCTGCGGGCCGTGCTCGCACTCGGCGTCGGCGGCTTCGCCATCGGCACCGGCGAATTCGTGATCATGGGCCTGCTGCCCGAAGTCGCGAACGACATCGACGTGACCATTCCGCAGGCCGGCCACGTTATCAGCGCCTATGCGCTCGGCGTGGTCATCGGCGCGCCGGTGCTGGCGGTGCTCGCGGCAGGGTGGGGCCGGCGCGCATTGCTGATCGCACTGATGGCCGTGTTCGCCGCCGGCAACTTCGCCAGCGCGATGGCGCCGGGGTATCTCTCGCTCAACCTGCTGCGCTTTGCCACGGGGCTGCCGCACGGCACCTACTTCGGCGTGGCCGCGCTGGTGGCCGCCACGCTCGCACCGCCCGGGCGCCGTGCCCGCGCCGTGGGCCTCGTGATGCTCGGGCTCACCGGGGCCACCCTCGTGGGCGTGCCCATTGCCGCATGGCTCGGCCAGCTGTTCGGCTGGCGCGCGGCCTTCGTGTTCGTCGGCGTGATCGCGCTCGTTGCCGTGGTGCTGCTGCGCCGCGACGTGCCCGACATCGCCGCCGCAGCCGGTGCCAGCCCCTGGCGCGAACTCGGCGCGCTCAAGCGCAAGCAGGTGTGGTTCACGCTCGGCATCAGCGCCATCGGCTTCGGCGGCATGTTCGCGGTGTTCAGCTACATCAAGCCCACGCTCACCGAGGTGGCCCACCTCTCGGTGCACAACGTGCCCTTCGTGCTCGCGCTGTTCGGCCTGGGCATGGTCACCGGCAACCTCGTGGGCTCGCGGCTGGCCGACAAGTCGCTGATGCGCACCATCGCCGGCGTGCTCGTGTATGCGGTGCTGGTGCTCGCGCTCTTCACTTTCGCGGCGCAGCATGTGGTCACGGCGGCCATCGGCGTGTTCCTCATCGGCACCACCGTGGCCATCGGCCCGGCATTGCAGATCCGCCTCATGGACGTGGCGGGCGATGCGCAGACGCTGGCCGCCGCGCTCAACCACTCGGCCTTCAACATGGCCAATGCGCTGGGCGCGTGGCTGGGCGGCGTGGCCATCTCGGCCGGCCTGGGCTGGACCTCGACCGGCTGGGTCGGCGCGCTGCTCGCGCTCGCGGGCATCGGCATCTTCGGCTGGGGCGTGACGAGCGCGCGGGCCGATGCGCGGCAGGGCACCACTCAGCGCGCCCCGAGCGCTTCGTAG
- a CDS encoding alkaline phosphatase D family protein — protein sequence MPVRQITTDRPDLAPPERKKMNEGRPVSRRRLLLSGVAAASLGHPFLRLNAQQASRELFTLGVASGSPRPDGMVLWTRLAPEPLQGGGMGEAPVEVRWEVAHDEGFSRLAAKGRATAVTALAHSVHIDVPGLAPGRPYWYRFTAEGVQSPTGRTRTAPAETDAAPQPLRFAFASCQQYEQGYYAAYRDMAAQPFDFVVHLGDYIYESSWGSRHVRHHQGGIPTQVGEFRDRYALYKTDPHLQAAHAACPWLVTWDDHEVANDYTDDVSPRTIDSALFLAIRAAAYQAWYEHMPVPASMRPTGASATIYGRHRFGRMLDVFLLDGRQYRSHHACLAGRSASPLADCADRLAPERSFLGAAQEAWLARELAAPPARWTVIAQPTLLAEADRKRGPEHGYWMDGWDGYAASRARLLDSLAAHKARGGDALVISGDVHAFWAADLRREPQGPAVATEFVGGAITSEGPSAANVAHMLAKNDHLRYGRGDKRGYAHMTLDARGCAVEFRAVEDEKNADSAVAPMARFAVERGAPGVHLEAT from the coding sequence ATGCCCGTGCGCCAGATCACCACCGACCGACCCGACCTGGCCCCGCCCGAGCGGAAAAAGATGAACGAGGGAAGGCCTGTTTCGCGCCGCCGCCTGCTGCTCAGCGGGGTGGCTGCCGCATCGCTGGGTCACCCCTTCCTGAGGCTGAACGCGCAACAGGCCTCGCGCGAACTCTTCACACTGGGCGTGGCATCGGGCAGCCCAAGGCCCGACGGCATGGTGCTGTGGACCCGGCTCGCGCCTGAGCCGCTGCAGGGCGGCGGCATGGGCGAGGCCCCGGTCGAGGTGCGGTGGGAGGTGGCGCATGACGAAGGTTTTTCGCGCCTCGCGGCGAAGGGCAGGGCAACGGCCGTGACGGCGCTCGCGCATTCGGTGCACATCGACGTGCCAGGCCTCGCGCCCGGCCGGCCGTATTGGTACCGCTTCACGGCCGAAGGCGTGCAAAGCCCCACCGGCCGCACCCGCACCGCGCCGGCCGAAACCGATGCCGCGCCGCAGCCGCTGCGCTTTGCCTTCGCGTCTTGCCAGCAGTACGAGCAGGGCTACTACGCGGCGTATCGCGACATGGCCGCGCAGCCTTTCGACTTCGTCGTGCACCTGGGCGACTACATCTACGAGAGCTCCTGGGGCTCGCGCCATGTGCGCCATCACCAGGGCGGCATTCCCACGCAGGTCGGCGAGTTTCGCGACCGCTATGCGCTCTACAAGACCGACCCGCACCTGCAGGCCGCGCACGCCGCGTGCCCCTGGCTCGTGACCTGGGACGACCACGAGGTGGCGAACGACTACACCGACGACGTCTCGCCGCGCACCATCGACTCCGCGCTGTTCCTTGCCATCCGCGCCGCGGCCTACCAGGCGTGGTACGAGCACATGCCCGTGCCCGCCAGCATGCGGCCGACCGGGGCTTCGGCCACCATCTACGGCCGCCATCGCTTCGGCCGCATGCTCGACGTGTTCCTGCTCGACGGCCGCCAGTACCGCTCGCACCACGCCTGTCTTGCGGGCCGCAGCGCCTCGCCGTTGGCCGACTGCGCCGACCGCCTCGCGCCGGAGCGCAGCTTTCTGGGCGCGGCGCAAGAGGCGTGGCTCGCACGCGAACTTGCCGCGCCGCCGGCGCGCTGGACGGTCATCGCGCAACCCACCTTGCTGGCCGAGGCCGACCGCAAGCGCGGCCCGGAGCACGGCTACTGGATGGACGGCTGGGACGGCTACGCCGCCTCCCGCGCGCGCCTGCTCGACAGCCTGGCCGCCCACAAGGCGCGCGGCGGCGATGCGCTGGTCATCAGCGGCGACGTGCATGCCTTCTGGGCCGCCGACCTGCGCCGCGAACCGCAAGGCCCCGCGGTGGCGACCGAGTTCGTCGGCGGTGCCATCACCTCGGAAGGCCCCAGCGCCGCCAACGTGGCCCACATGCTCGCGAAGAACGACCACCTGCGCTACGGCCGGGGCGACAAGCGCGGCTATGCGCACATGACGCTCGATGCGCGCGGCTGCGCAGTGGAGTTCCGCGCCGTGGAAGACGAGAAAAACGCCGACTCCGCCGTGGCGCCCATGGCCCGCTTTGCGGTGGAGCGCGGCGCGCCGGGCG